One Flavobacteriales bacterium DNA window includes the following coding sequences:
- a CDS encoding helix-turn-helix transcriptional regulator: MPPSKGNPDEAIELSMDQALIEKLESIVRERMSDEQFGVSELADAVAMSRSHLHRRLSGILGISTIHFIRSMRLRRGMDLLSQEVGNVSEVAYRVGFSSNTYFTRCFNTEFGYPPGEIRKRKDDFVRAEKPERSIPAVDQSKDLQPKAVSPLFEAFRPSSSEELVREVFMSMAEEKPTLQKF; the protein is encoded by the coding sequence GTGCCGCCGTCCAAAGGCAATCCAGATGAGGCCATCGAGCTTTCCATGGATCAAGCGCTGATCGAAAAACTCGAATCCATTGTTCGTGAGCGCATGAGCGATGAGCAATTTGGCGTTTCGGAACTAGCGGATGCAGTAGCTATGAGTCGATCTCATTTGCACCGACGCCTAAGCGGGATTCTCGGAATATCCACGATCCATTTTATACGTTCTATGAGGCTGCGTCGTGGAATGGATCTCCTGAGTCAAGAGGTCGGAAACGTGAGCGAGGTGGCGTACAGAGTGGGCTTCTCGAGCAATACCTATTTCACAAGGTGTTTCAATACGGAGTTCGGGTACCCGCCAGGGGAAATCCGGAAGCGAAAAGATGATTTTGTTCGGGCCGAAAAACCAGAACGATCTATTCCGGCTGTAGACCAGTCCAAGGACCTTCAGCCTAAGGCGGTGAGCCCCTTATTCGAAGCTTTTCGCCCCAGTTCCAGCGAAGAGCTCGTTCGTGAAGTATTCATGAGTATGGCCGAGGAGAAGCCGACTTTACAGAAG